A portion of the Carya illinoinensis cultivar Pawnee chromosome 11, C.illinoinensisPawnee_v1, whole genome shotgun sequence genome contains these proteins:
- the LOC122282266 gene encoding uncharacterized protein LOC122282266 — protein sequence MATQHNNYKRRGRPSVYNPEDQQESPRDSENLVDAATRPIEAFTSGQTAMQVQVPHLTAFDCFCKQHPPLFDGKGTKLDADNWLEHLEKIFSVISCTEEQKVEIAAYNLADVANGWWKATRGFIQQELGEATPISWNKFKEAFNDWFFPVSIREAKAREFADLKQGTMTVRQYASKFVELSRFAPHLVHTEALKAEKFERGLNPRIMDSLLALKIRKFADLEDRVVILEENLRVRAGEFNQRKRPFYAMEQNKGKRPMYSPMPKPIQVVKPPQRGTTAPHPACQNYGKRHAGKCLMGTNICFKCGILPLFSHRALVLFDSGATHSFISRKYACLSERAPEPLEPVMSVSSPLGKSMICQFVLKGCAIKIQD from the exons ATGGCAACACAACACAATAACTATAAACGTCGAGGGCGGCCCAGTGTCTATAATCCTGAAGATCAACAAGAATCTCCTAGAGATTCAGAAAACCTTGTGGATGCGGCAACTCGCCCTATAGAGGCTTTCACTAGTGGGCAAACCGCCATGCAAGTACAAGTCCCACATCTGACTGCTTTTGATTGCTTCTGCAAACAGCATCCTCCGTTGTTTGATGGCAAGGGTACGAAATTAGATGCAGATAATTGGTTAGAGCACTTGGAGAAAATTTTCAGTGTAATCAGCTGTACTGAGGAACAAAAGGTAGAAATTGCAGCATATAACTTGGCTGATGTGGCCAATGGGTGGTGGAAGGCCACTCGCGGATTTATTCAGCAGGAATTGGGTGAAGCTACCCCTATATCAtggaataaatttaaagaggCATTTAATGACTGGTTCTTTCCTGTATCCATTCGAGAGGCCAAGGCCCGAGAGTTTGCTGACTTGAAACAAGGGACAATGACAGTGAGACAGTATGCATCAAAATTTGTGGAGTTGTCAAGATTTGCCCCACACTTGGTCCACACCGAGGCACTGAAGGCCGAGAAGTTTGAGCGAGGCCTAAACCCCAGAATTATGGACTCCCTTCTTGCATTGAAAATTAGAAAGTTCGCGGACTTGGAAGATAGAGTAGTGATACTTGAGGAGAATTTACGAGTCCGGGCAGGGGAATTCAATCAAAGGAAGAGGCCATTTTATGCCATGGAGCAAAATAAGGGCAAGAGACCTATGTACAGCCCGATGCCCAAGCCAATCCAAGTGGTCAAACCTCCCCAACGTGGTACAACAGCGCCTCACCCCGCATGCCAAAACTATGGCAAACGTCATGCCGGGAAGTGCCTTATGGGGACTAACATCTGCTTTAAATGTG GTATTCTTCCCCTGTTTTCGCATCGTGCTTTAGTActatttgattctggtgctacGCATTCATTCATATCCCGTAAATATGCATGCCTGAGTGAGAGAGCACCTGAACCTCTTGAGCCAGTGATGTCTGTTTCTTCACCTCTCGGGAAATCCATGATTTGTCAGTTTGTGCTGAAGGGTTGTGCGATAAAGATACAAGATTGA